TCTACCTGAGCAGCTGATCAATCAAATTGCTGCCGGGGAAGTTGTTGAACGACCCGCATCGGTGGTCAAGGAACTCACCGAGAACGCCTTGGATGCCGCTGCGCAGCGGATCTTAATCGATGTTGAGCGAGGCGGTAAGCAGCGCATCCGCGTGCAGGATGACGGCCACGGCATTGCTGTTGAGCAGCTCGCCCTGGCACTGCGCCGTCATGCTACTAGCAAGATTTACAATCTCGACGAGTTAGAGAGCGTCTCCAGTTTGGGGTTTCGCGGTGAGGCCTTGCCCAGCATTGCCGCAGTCTCGAGACTGACCATCGCGTCACGGCAAGCCGACTCTGAGCATGGCCACCAAGTCCGCGCCGGTGATGCGCCTGATGACGATCAGATGCAGCCGAAGCCTGTGGCACATCCGGTTGGCACAACCGTTACCGTTGATGATCTGTTTTTTAACACCCCGGGGCGGCGCAAGTTTTTACGTACCGATAGGACTGAGTTGCAGCACATTCAGGAGGCGGTACGCCGGCTTGCCCTGAGCCGCTTCGATGTCGGTTTTACCCTCAACCACCAAGGCCGGTGCTTGCTTAATCTGGCCCCGACCCAGGATGAGAGTGATCGCCAGCAGCGGCTTGCCGACCTGCTCGGCAGTGAGTTCGCCACACACAGTGCCAATGTTGAGTTGGAGGGCGCCGGGATGCGTCTGAGCGGCTGGTTGGGATTGCCCACGGCGGCGCGCCGCCAAGGCGATCTGCAGTACTTTTTTGTCAATGGCCGGCTGGTGCGTGATCGCACCGCTGCCCATGGCATTCGTCAGGCCTATAAGGATGTGCTGTATCGCGATCACTACCCGGCCTATGTGCTCTATTTAGAGATCGATCCAACCCAAGTCGACGTCAATGTCCACCCCATGAAGCACGAGGTCCGCTTTCGAGATGGGCGAACGGTGCACGGCTTCCTCGCCCAGCGCATTGGCGAGGCTCTGGCGATGTTGGGGCCGGCT
This Halorhodospira halochloris DNA region includes the following protein-coding sequences:
- the mutL gene encoding DNA mismatch repair endonuclease MutL; its protein translation is MTEPSIRPLPEQLINQIAAGEVVERPASVVKELTENALDAAAQRILIDVERGGKQRIRVQDDGHGIAVEQLALALRRHATSKIYNLDELESVSSLGFRGEALPSIAAVSRLTIASRQADSEHGHQVRAGDAPDDDQMQPKPVAHPVGTTVTVDDLFFNTPGRRKFLRTDRTELQHIQEAVRRLALSRFDVGFTLNHQGRCLLNLAPTQDESDRQQRLADLLGSEFATHSANVELEGAGMRLSGWLGLPTAARRQGDLQYFFVNGRLVRDRTAAHGIRQAYKDVLYRDHYPAYVLYLEIDPTQVDVNVHPMKHEVRFRDGRTVHGFLAQRIGEALAMLGPAGANSSPSATAQPAGRGQLNQGGVSEPGRAQSSPPRQSAQPSTADSMRESRGVEQRVPEGAQQRWREPHQQRLDLAEVGQLYGHFVPAEDDSQVGHADVGMAAPEESTPGIAEQDQSGPEAAPQLGYAIGQIRGAYILAESEQGLVIVDMHAAHERVVYEQLKAQFANAQVATQDLLMPVTLAVTPQQAELVELYAESLADAGLEIERSGPDSVRIRSLPALLANADPQELLADVIGSLQEADPAAGIQQAIHNLLAGVACHGSVRAGRQLSRAEMDRLLRDIERTPRAAQCNHGRPTYTLLDDEGLARLFKRGR